ATTAAAGCGATTAAAAGTTGTCCAGTATTGGCCATTCCTGAGTATTTTAACTTCGAAAAACCTACGGAAATAGCTTTTGCAACAGATTTTAATAGGTTTTATACGCCGTCAGAACTAGAGCCAATTATAAACTTAGCAACTACTTTTAATTCTGTTTTACGGATTGTTCATGTGCAATATGAAATTAAAGCACTTACCGATGTTCAACAGTTTAATTTAAATATGCTTCGAAAGTATTTGGGTGAGGTGGAACATTACATTCATACCATTACTGAGTTGAATTCTGTTTCAAAGACACTAGAAGTTTTTGTTGCGGAATTAGACGTGCATTTGTTAGCTATGCTGAATTATCAACACAGTTATATGGAACGAATGACCCGAGAGCCCGTCATAGAAAAAGTGGCTTTTCATACGCGAACGCCATTACTTGTTATTCCAGAATTGGGAATGAGGGCGTCTTCTAAACAAAAAAAAACACAAGACTTGTTTTCTGAAAAGAACTAAATTTCGAATTAATTTTAGTTCTTTTATGATATCAGTACTACGATTAAAACCAACAATAGTCATTAAATAAAAAAGCTTTTATATATTTGCAATGTTGTGTTGTGCTTCGTAAGAAGTACAAGTTGTGGTAAATAACAATTCTAATTAGTCTTATCAATTAGTTAGAGTGTAAAAACCAGTGAAAGGCTTTCCATATTTGGAAGGCTTTTTTTGTTTATTCTAGGTATAACACACCACATTGTGATAAGGCTTATCTATAGTTTTCTTGCTGGCTTATGGGGTGATCTTCATAAAAATCATCAAAGGTTTTTGTCGTCGTATAGTTATCTCTCAAAACTTTATAAACCATAACCACGAGTAAAACTTGACCTAAAATAGTAAGGTAGAATACCCAACTAAAAGAGAAATTCATAGAAGCCATTACCGTTGCCGTGATTAACACTAAGGTAGTTACTGCGATGTAAAAATAAATTTTGTCTTTCATAACTTTTTTGGTCTTAAAGTATTGATTTATTGCCTACAGCGATAACTTTTTTCGTTAAATAAAAGTTATTTAACGTTCTGTAGTTTCTAGGTTATCATTGTTCGCTCCACCTTGACCGTAAAGCGAATTTTCTTCGTCCTTAAGGTTTTGATGGCTGTTTTGATTTTTTTCATTCCGACCCGGAACGTCTAAATCTTCTCCTGCAAAATCAATTTTTTCTTTTCTTTTTTCAAGGAGTCTATCATCACCTGTATCCATGCTTAAGCCCTTCTTTCCTAAAGCCGTTTTATCGTTGGCTGTGACATTCGGGTTGTACTTCTTAGCTTCAATCACATCTTTGTTTTTTTTCTTTTCCATTTGTATTTATGTATTAATTATTAGCTTAATATCTTGTTAAATAGTTGATCGCATTGACGCACTCCGTATAAAAATTGATGCATTAGCCATTCGCTTTGCGAAACGAGGAAAAGAACCGCTTTTTTTATTTAAAATTATCGTATTTTTAGGGAGAAAAAATAGAAACGCATGCCACTTTATCACAAATTAGGGGTTACACCTCAAAAACGACATACAATTTTCAAAAAAGAAGATGGTACCCTGCATTATGAGCAACTCTTTGGGACTATTGGTTTTGATGGAATGTCGTCCTTAATGTACCATTTACATCGGCCAACGCAAGTAAAAGAAGTAGGAGTATCCATTGATGTTTCTCCCAAGGCTGCTGTTCCCCATAACATAAAATCAAGGCTTCTAAAAGGCTTTCAGATAGCTCCTCAAGATGATTTTTTAGATAGCAGAACAACGATATTATTTAATAGTGATGTGCATATAGGCCTAGCGGCTCCTAAAAAATCAATGACAAGCTATTTCTATAAAAACACAGATGCCGATGAGCTTCTGTTTGTACACAAAGGAACAGGTACGCTTAAAACCATGCTTGGAGAAATTAGCTTTGAATATGGAGATTATTTAGTCATCCCGAGAGGAATGATTTATCAAATTCATTTTGATACGGAAGATAATCGATTATTAGTAACAGAAAGTTACCATCCTATCTATACGCCAAAACGATACCGGAATTGGTTTGGACAACATTTAGAGCATTCGCCCTTTTGTGAGCGCGATTTTAAATTGCCTGAAAACTTGCAAACCCACGATGAAAAAGGAGATTTTTTAATCAAAATTAAAAAAGAAGGCCAATTGCATCATTTAACCTATGCCACGCACCCTTTTGATATTGTAGGTTGGGATGGCTATAATTTTCCTTATGGATTCTCTATTCACAATTTTGAACCCATAACAGGTCGTGTTCATCAGCCACCACCAGTGCACCAAACTTTTGAAACCAGTGCTTTTGTGGTGTGTTCTTTTGTGCCTCGTATGTATGATTATCATCCACAAGCAATTCCTGCGCCCTACAATCATTCCAACATAGATTCAGACGAAATGTTGTATTATGTGGATGGGGACTTTATGAGTAGAAAAAATATTGATAAAGGATATATTTCATTACATCCGGCTGGTATTCCCCATGGGCCACACCCAGGAACCTACGAGGCCAGTATTGGTAAGTCGAAAACGGAAGAATTAGCAGTAATGATCGATACCTTTAAGCCCTTAAAACTAACCCAAGCGGCTTTAGATTTAGATGATGGTAAGTATTATCAGAGTTGGTTAGAAGACGCCCATTCCCCAAAGGGTTAAAGACTCTAGATTTTTTATATCAACTGTTTTCGAGGTTTATCGCATGCATTACAAAATGCACTAACGAAGCCGCTAATTTGGCGGTTTGTTGGTCTCTGTCGTAGTTTGGATTCATTTCGGCAATATCAAAACTAATTAGTTTTTTGCTGTCGATGATTGTTTTTAAGCTCTCCAAAACAATGTCAGGCGAAAAGCCCATGGGAGAAGCAGCACTTACTCCGGGAGCAAAGGCAGACGAAAATCCGTCTAAATCTACCGTCGTATACACATAGTCGACATCCTCTAAAAATTGCATTAAAATTAAATGCACATGTTCCACATGATGTAGATTGAAATTGTTATGCTCAATGTAGCTTACACCAAGTGACGTTGCTGTTTCAAACAGTTTTTTGTCATTCGCATCTTTTCGAATTCCTAAACACAAGTAATTAAAAGCAATGCTTTGTGCTTTGCAATCTTGTGCAATCTGATAAAACGGAGTGCCAGAGGTATTGCCATTTTCGGTAGAACGCAAATCAAAATGTGCATCAAAGTTTATAATCCCTATTTTTTTATCGCCGAGGTAGTTTCTAATGCCTTGATAATGCCCGTAAGCGATATCGTGACCACCGCCCAAAACAATAGGAAATAATTTTTTTGAAAGTAGGAGGCTTATTTTTTCAGCGAGTGCTTCCTGTACTTTTTCTAACTCATGAGCTACGCATTCGATAGTTCCCACATCAAAGAATGGTGTGGTACTCGCTAAGTGATTTGGAAATTTTCCTAGGGATGATTTAATGGCCGCTGGGCCTTCAACAGCACCAATTCTACCTTGGTTTCGTTTTACGCCCTCGTCGCAGGCATAGCCTAAAAGTGCAATAGATTGGGTGTCAGCTATGGTCTCAAGAGCATCAATAGCGACACATTGTACTTTTTCATGAAGGTATAATTCCTGACTTGAAATTCTACCAGTCCATATGCTTTTTGGTGTTTGTTTATACCTTGCCATTTTTAACTGAATAAATCATCTAATAAAGAATCGTTTACGAAGTTAGGCAAAGTTATTTTTAATTCAGGTGTTCGCTCCATTTCTCGTTGAATCGCGAAAATAGCTTCTTTGTTCCGGGCCCAACTTCGGCGAGAAATACCATTATTTACATCGTAAAAAAGCATGTTTTTGAGTCTTGTAGATGCTGCTTCGCTACCGTCTAATACCATTCCAAAACCGCCATTGATCACTTCACCCCAGCCAACACCACCACCGTTATGGATAGAAACCCAAGTAGCACCTCTAAAACTATCTCCAATGACATTATGAATGGCCATATCTGCGGTAAATTTACTTCCATCATAAATATTACTGGTTTCTCTGTAGGGTGAATCGGTACCGCTCACATCGTGATGATCTCGTCCTAAAATTACAGGAGCAGATAGTTCTCCTGATGCAATTGCTTTATTGAAAGCATCCCCAATTTTGGCTCTACCCTCTGCATCGGCATATAAAATACGTGCTTGTGAACCCACCACCATCTTATTCTTGTGAGCTTGCTGAATCCATGTGATATTATCCTGCATTTGTTGCTGAATTTCTTCTGGAGCTGTTTTTTTTATTGCGGTTAAAATTTGAGCTGCAATAGTGTCTGTTTTTTGAAGGTCTTTCGGGTCGCCAGATGCACAAACCCATCTAAAGGGACCAAAACCATAGTCAAAACACATAGGGCCTAAAATATCCTGAACGTAGGAGGGATACTCCCAATCTTGATTTTTATCTTTTAGTGCATCATAATTCACATAGGCTCCCTGAGAATTCTTATATACTGCCGCACCAGCTCTTGACGCTTCTAGAAGGAAGGCATTCCCATAATCAAAAAAATAGGTTCCTTTTTGAGCATGTTGGTTGATCGCTGCAACCTGTCGCTTTAAGGAGGCTTGTACTTTTACTTTAAAAAGCTCGGGGTTGGTGACCATCAGTTCGTTTGCTTTTTCAAAAGAAACATCCACCGGATAATAGCCACCTGCCCAAGGATTATGCAAAGAGGTTTGGTCTGATCCCAAATGAACAAAAATATGCTCCTCTAAAAAGCGCTCCCAGACAGCAACAATATTTCCAATATAGGCGATAGACACCACCTCTTTATTTTCTTGTGCTTTTTTTGTTCTACTGACCAAATCGTCTAAGTTGTGGACCAATACATCTACCCAACCCTGTTTGTGTCTTTTTGTGGCAGCTGCGGCATTCACTTCGGCACAAACAGTGATACATCCTGCAATGTTTCCGGCTTTGGGTTGAGCACCACTCATACCACCTAAACCAGCCGTTAAGAAAATTTTCCCAGCCGGATTTTCATCTTTTTGTAATACCTTTCTAAAGGCATTCATGACAGTAATCGTAGTGCCATGTACAATGCCTTGGGGGCCAATATACATATAGGAACCAGCGGTCATTTGACCATATTGTGTGACCCCCAAAGCATTAAATTTTTCCCAATCATCGGGCTTAGAGTAATTTGGGATCATCATACCATTGGTAACTACAACGCGTGGTGCTTCTTTGGTTGAAGGAAATAATCCCATCGGATGGCCAGAATACACATGTAGCGTTTGCTCGTTTGTCATGCAGGCGAGATACCGCATGGTTAACAGGTACTGTACCCAGTTTTGAAAAACGCTACCATTACCACCGTACGTAATTAATTCTTCAGGATGTTGAGCTACCGCAGGATCCAAATTATTCTGAATCATCAACATAATGCCTGCAGCTTGAATGGTCTGATAGGGATATTCATGAATAGGTCGAGCATACAATTCATAATCAGGGGCAAAGCGATGCATGTAAATACGACCGTAGCTATTCAATTCATGAGTAAACTCTTTGGATAGCTCTGGATGCCAAGCCTCAGGAAAATATCGCAATGCATTTCGAACAGCGAGCTTTTTTTCGGCTACTGAGAGCATATCTTTCCGCTTTGGGGCGTGACTAACCTTGTGGTTATAGGCCTTTTTGGCGGGAAGTACTGCGGGAATGCCTTGAAGTATTTGTTCTTTGAAAATCATTTTAATTTGTTTTTTGCTATCTGCTTAGCGCTTTGTTTTAAGAGTGTTTATCATACACCAGATTTCCATTTTTAAAAACCATACAAGGCTTAAACGACCCTTGATGGTATAAAATTTCATTGTAATTATCGGTATGAAATAGCGCCAAATCGGCTAGGAATCCTTCTTTAATTTCACCCCTGTCTTTTAGATGTAAAGCGGCTGCTGCACGATAGGTGATGCCTGCTAAAACTTCGGCATTACTCAGTTTTTCAAAGCTTTGTAAAATGGCCGCTTGGGTAAGTAAATCGCCCATAGGAGCAGAACCAGGATTATGGTCGCTTGCAATGGCGAGACAACAACCAGCGTCTAATAATTTTCTGGCGGGCGTAAAGGCGCAACCCAATCCCAAACTTGCACCGGGTAGGGCAGTAGCAATCACATTACTTTTGGCTAAAAGTGCAATTTCTTTATCTGTTGAGGCTTCTAAATGGTCAGCACTCAAAGCATCAAATTCTATAGCTGTCGCACTTCCACCCGTTGAAAATTGATCTGCATGCACGGTAATATCAAAACCCATAGCTTTTGCTTTGGAAAA
The sequence above is drawn from the Cellulophaga sp. Hel_I_12 genome and encodes:
- a CDS encoding homogentisate 1,2-dioxygenase, whose product is MPLYHKLGVTPQKRHTIFKKEDGTLHYEQLFGTIGFDGMSSLMYHLHRPTQVKEVGVSIDVSPKAAVPHNIKSRLLKGFQIAPQDDFLDSRTTILFNSDVHIGLAAPKKSMTSYFYKNTDADELLFVHKGTGTLKTMLGEISFEYGDYLVIPRGMIYQIHFDTEDNRLLVTESYHPIYTPKRYRNWFGQHLEHSPFCERDFKLPENLQTHDEKGDFLIKIKKEGQLHHLTYATHPFDIVGWDGYNFPYGFSIHNFEPITGRVHQPPPVHQTFETSAFVVCSFVPRMYDYHPQAIPAPYNHSNIDSDEMLYYVDGDFMSRKNIDKGYISLHPAGIPHGPHPGTYEASIGKSKTEELAVMIDTFKPLKLTQAALDLDDGKYYQSWLEDAHSPKG
- a CDS encoding urocanate hydratase, which encodes MIFKEQILQGIPAVLPAKKAYNHKVSHAPKRKDMLSVAEKKLAVRNALRYFPEAWHPELSKEFTHELNSYGRIYMHRFAPDYELYARPIHEYPYQTIQAAGIMLMIQNNLDPAVAQHPEELITYGGNGSVFQNWVQYLLTMRYLACMTNEQTLHVYSGHPMGLFPSTKEAPRVVVTNGMMIPNYSKPDDWEKFNALGVTQYGQMTAGSYMYIGPQGIVHGTTITVMNAFRKVLQKDENPAGKIFLTAGLGGMSGAQPKAGNIAGCITVCAEVNAAAATKRHKQGWVDVLVHNLDDLVSRTKKAQENKEVVSIAYIGNIVAVWERFLEEHIFVHLGSDQTSLHNPWAGGYYPVDVSFEKANELMVTNPELFKVKVQASLKRQVAAINQHAQKGTYFFDYGNAFLLEASRAGAAVYKNSQGAYVNYDALKDKNQDWEYPSYVQDILGPMCFDYGFGPFRWVCASGDPKDLQKTDTIAAQILTAIKKTAPEEIQQQMQDNITWIQQAHKNKMVVGSQARILYADAEGRAKIGDAFNKAIASGELSAPVILGRDHHDVSGTDSPYRETSNIYDGSKFTADMAIHNVIGDSFRGATWVSIHNGGGVGWGEVINGGFGMVLDGSEAASTRLKNMLFYDVNNGISRRSWARNKEAIFAIQREMERTPELKITLPNFVNDSLLDDLFS
- the hutG gene encoding formimidoylglutamase; its protein translation is MARYKQTPKSIWTGRISSQELYLHEKVQCVAIDALETIADTQSIALLGYACDEGVKRNQGRIGAVEGPAAIKSSLGKFPNHLASTTPFFDVGTIECVAHELEKVQEALAEKISLLLSKKLFPIVLGGGHDIAYGHYQGIRNYLGDKKIGIINFDAHFDLRSTENGNTSGTPFYQIAQDCKAQSIAFNYLCLGIRKDANDKKLFETATSLGVSYIEHNNFNLHHVEHVHLILMQFLEDVDYVYTTVDLDGFSSAFAPGVSAASPMGFSPDIVLESLKTIIDSKKLISFDIAEMNPNYDRDQQTAKLAASLVHFVMHAINLENS
- a CDS encoding universal stress protein; translation: MKNILIPTDFSKNAWNAVTYAIALYDNEDCNFYLLNTYTPSISNSRFMASMAYDEAEIVQNCSKEGLNHLLLKIKANYHNPKHNFTTISSFNLLVDEVKEIIEQHTIEMVILGSKGASGLAEVFMGSNAVRIIKAIKSCPVLAIPEYFNFEKPTEIAFATDFNRFYTPSELEPIINLATTFNSVLRIVHVQYEIKALTDVQQFNLNMLRKYLGEVEHYIHTITELNSVSKTLEVFVAELDVHLLAMLNYQHSYMERMTREPVIEKVAFHTRTPLLVIPELGMRASSKQKKTQDLFSEKN